The Drosophila biarmipes strain raj3 chromosome X, RU_DBia_V1.1, whole genome shotgun sequence genome includes the window GAGATAGTTGCGACTGGTGATTACCCTGTGGGGTATGTGGAAGTACTGGTTGGTCTGGATGAAGTCGTCGCTCTTCTTGCGCACGTTCACGGTcttgatatagtcctccgcctccgccagGCTGGAGCTCTGGTCCCGGATGATGATCTCGGCCTGGAGGCGGCAGGGCCAGGCCAAGAGGGGATCGTACTCCCCGGACAGAACGTTCAGGCAGGCGATCACATTTCGACCCTTCCACGTGCCCTTGCCGTTCAGGAAAATGTCCAACTAATCCGGAAAATTAGatacttattattaaaattctaaatCTATGTAGAATACGATCTTAACTCACCCGAAGAGCATAGCCGAATGCTTTGTTGGAGAACATGGCGCTGTGGAGTATGGTGTCGTAATGCTTCGAATCTTCTAGTTTCTTCGAGTAGTCCTTGATGCGCCAAATCAAGTGCCCTTAAAATcacaaatattatatttttattaccactaaataaggaaaattcaaatatatacCTCTTATGTTCTGCACACTGGCGATGCGCTGCTGCATGGCCATTTGGGTCTCCAGGTCCGACAGATTCTGCATGGTCTGGTGAAGAGCTCTATCCAGCTTATCGCAACGCTCTTCGGTTTCGCACACAATGTTCTTCACATTCTTGACCTCGTAGTCCAATGTGGCCAGCTTCGAAGTCACATAGTCACTATTGCCCAGCTTTGTTTTGATGTCCTCATTGATCTGCTGCAGGAATTCCTCGATCTGAAGGAACTTTTCCCTAGAATTTCCACTTTTTTAGTGCTTAGACATTAAATAAGATATTCAAGTCCACTCACCTGTTCAACCTCTCATTTTCGAAGATCAGCTCCTCCAGCTTAAGGATATTATCGTTCAGCTGATTCTGGT containing:
- the LOC108025853 gene encoding TNF receptor-associated factor 3 isoform X2; this encodes MRSHQKECPRTSLQSQSVNNRMSVSMDRLDRQSDQRLLVIEQDVGTIRSVLNEEIRQRLHLITDVGNIRKQNQVVEDWTRDTEKTLDELRRQMEEETNRKAFAIEQNQLDVQYCCDITQSLKEQVESRLDEAQKLVNQLSADVTFHQNQLNDNILKLEELIFENERLNREKFLQIEEFLQQINEDIKTKLGNSDYVTSKLATLDYEVKNVKNIVCETEERCDKLDRALHQTMQNLSDLETQMAMQQRIASVQNIRGHLIWRIKDYSKKLEDSKHYDTILHSAMFSNKAFGYALRLDIFLNGKGTWKGRNVIACLNVLSGEYDPLLAWPCRLQAEIIIRDQSSSLAEAEDYIKTVNVRKKSDDFIQTNQYFHIPHRVITSRNYLRNDSLFIEVRVLK
- the LOC108025853 gene encoding TNF receptor-associated factor 3 isoform X1 encodes the protein MSLTKASSRRDLSQDSNQNHNESAPKSTTIVKYEKSSCLFCNEWFDAQTFTEHLIHCGQVLEECPNGCQAFIPRIRMRSHQKECPRTSLQSQSVNNRMSVSMDRLDRQSDQRLLVIEQDVGTIRSVLNEEIRQRLHLITDVGNIRKQNQVVEDWTRDTEKTLDELRRQMEEETNRKAFAIEQNQLDVQYCCDITQSLKEQVESRLDEAQKLVNQLSADVTFHQNQLNDNILKLEELIFENERLNREKFLQIEEFLQQINEDIKTKLGNSDYVTSKLATLDYEVKNVKNIVCETEERCDKLDRALHQTMQNLSDLETQMAMQQRIASVQNIRGHLIWRIKDYSKKLEDSKHYDTILHSAMFSNKAFGYALRLDIFLNGKGTWKGRNVIACLNVLSGEYDPLLAWPCRLQAEIIIRDQSSSLAEAEDYIKTVNVRKKSDDFIQTNQYFHIPHRVITSRNYLRNDSLFIEVRVLK